The DNA sequence CTGGATCGCCGCCGCGACGTCAACCAGGGCGTTGGCCTCCGGTGCATAGGCGTCGGGGACACCCAGCTCGACCAGGGCCGGACGACCGATGGTGGTGAACAGGAAGCCACCCTTGCCCTCCTCGGCGAGCCAGCCGACCCCGTTGACCTCGAAGCACTGGCTGGCCTGGGTCATGGCTGCCGGCTGCGGCACGCCGCAGCGGAGCACGATCGGCGGGTCGCCCCAGGCGGCGCTGAGCACACCGGGGTTGGTCTCCCGGCGGCTCGCGTCCAGGACCTGTCCGGGGAGGTCGGCCACGAGACCGGCGCAGATCCGGCGTACCTGGGCTGACGGGTCAGGCTCGTCCACCTTCACCGGTCCAGC is a window from the Microlunatus panaciterrae genome containing:
- a CDS encoding DUF3515 domain-containing protein; translation: MPAFALVLAGCAGPVKVDEPDPSAQVRRICAGLVADLPGQVLDASRRETNPGVLSAAWGDPPIVLRCGVPQPAAMTQASQCFEVNGVGWLAEEGKGGFLFTTIGRPALVELGVPDAYAPEANALVDVAAAIQAHDPVQQPCA